Proteins encoded within one genomic window of uncultured Draconibacterium sp.:
- the tatA gene encoding twin-arginine translocase TatA/TatE family subunit, with translation MNLFVVAGFIGPQEIIIILIIVLLLFGGRKIPELMKGLGKGMKEFKEATKEDEAEDKKPDSEKIEK, from the coding sequence ATGAATTTATTTGTAGTAGCAGGATTTATCGGACCTCAGGAAATAATAATCATCTTAATAATTGTTTTACTTCTGTTTGGTGGTCGTAAAATTCCGGAATTGATGAAAGGGCTTGGAAAAGGGATGAAGGAATTTAAAGAAGCCACAAAAGAGGACGAGGCTGAGGATAAAAAACCGGACAGCGAAAAAATTGAAAAGTAA
- a CDS encoding DUF4837 family protein encodes MKRINHLVFLMLVAAIFAGCDSDSTVMYKNITGKAGELVVVISKDSWDGKPGEVVREALAQPHAGLPQEEPLFDLINVPHEAFKDIFRSTRNIVQTTISPNVDESGIKFTDDVWAYPQATIQIRAKNADEFVKIFNENKDRILSYFVQAEKERITMNYKKTYEKAVFNTLNTEFDATMKVPPGFRIMENKKDFLWVQFDSPEITQGIVIYSYPYVSDSAFTIGYQLPIRDSLLKKYVPGPTDGSYMSTEKRIDQINNVIKHNGNYASEMRGLWRVENDFMGGPYVALSELDASNQRVINAFGFVYAPSKDKRNLLRQVEAMIYSLKFNNQADNDKLNQQDIEIQVEG; translated from the coding sequence ATGAAACGTATTAACCACCTTGTTTTTCTAATGCTCGTTGCTGCAATTTTCGCGGGCTGTGATTCCGATTCTACTGTTATGTACAAAAATATTACCGGGAAAGCCGGTGAATTGGTTGTTGTAATTTCAAAAGATTCGTGGGATGGTAAGCCCGGAGAAGTTGTTCGCGAAGCACTGGCGCAGCCGCATGCTGGATTGCCGCAGGAAGAGCCGCTTTTCGATTTGATTAACGTTCCACACGAAGCCTTTAAGGATATTTTCAGATCGACCCGAAACATTGTGCAAACTACTATTTCTCCGAATGTTGATGAGAGCGGAATCAAATTCACCGACGATGTGTGGGCTTATCCACAGGCTACCATACAAATTCGTGCTAAAAATGCCGACGAGTTTGTAAAGATCTTCAATGAAAATAAGGACAGAATACTATCATATTTTGTGCAGGCTGAGAAGGAGCGTATAACAATGAATTATAAAAAGACCTACGAAAAGGCTGTTTTTAATACACTGAATACCGAGTTTGATGCAACCATGAAAGTGCCTCCAGGCTTCCGGATCATGGAGAATAAAAAGGATTTTCTGTGGGTACAGTTCGATTCGCCTGAAATTACCCAGGGAATTGTTATTTATTCGTATCCGTATGTATCCGATAGTGCTTTTACAATTGGTTACCAGTTGCCTATACGCGATAGTTTACTTAAAAAATACGTTCCCGGACCAACCGACGGAAGTTATATGTCGACAGAAAAACGCATCGACCAGATTAATAATGTAATTAAGCACAACGGAAATTATGCATCAGAAATGCGTGGTTTATGGCGTGTTGAGAATGATTTTATGGGCGGACCTTACGTTGCGCTATCAGAGTTGGATGCTTCAAATCAGCGCGTAATTAACGCTTTCGGTTTTGTGTATGCTCCGAGTAAAGATAAACGTAACTTGTTGCGCCAGGTGGAAGCGATGATCTATTCGTTAAAATTCAACAACCAGGCTGATAACGATAAACTAAATCAGCAGGACATTGAAATTCAGGTGGAAGGTTAG
- the metF gene encoding methylenetetrahydrofolate reductase [NAD(P)H] yields MKVIDTINQAKKTVFSFELLPPLKGNDVSRLHKTIESLTEFDPKYINITTHRDEIEFKELADGSIVKQTVRKRPGTVAIAADIQHKYGIPVVPHILCGGFTKSETEHVLIDLNFLGINNVLALRGDGLKGQHVFKPTKNGHSNANELVKQIKDLGKGKYMDEDLKNNKPLDFCIGVAGYPEKHFESPNMEQDMAYLKQKVDEGADYIVTQMFFDNQVYYDFVDKCRAMGITVPIIPGIKPINLKNQLTVLPKIFSIDLPQELSKELTKCKNNDDARRVGTEWAIFQSKDLVAHNVPSLHIYTYGISDNVSEIVKAAF; encoded by the coding sequence ATGAAAGTTATAGACACCATAAATCAGGCAAAGAAAACTGTATTTTCTTTTGAATTGCTGCCACCATTAAAAGGCAACGATGTTTCGCGCCTGCATAAAACGATTGAAAGCTTAACCGAGTTCGATCCGAAATACATTAATATTACTACTCACCGAGACGAGATTGAATTTAAAGAACTCGCCGATGGTTCGATAGTAAAACAAACCGTTCGAAAACGTCCGGGTACAGTTGCTATTGCTGCCGATATTCAGCACAAATACGGCATTCCGGTAGTTCCACATATTTTATGTGGAGGTTTTACCAAAAGCGAAACTGAGCATGTTTTGATTGACCTGAATTTTTTAGGAATTAACAATGTTCTGGCATTGCGCGGCGACGGTTTAAAAGGCCAGCATGTTTTTAAACCAACAAAAAATGGCCACTCAAATGCCAACGAGTTGGTAAAACAAATTAAAGATCTTGGAAAAGGTAAATACATGGACGAAGATCTGAAAAATAATAAGCCACTTGATTTTTGTATTGGTGTTGCCGGTTATCCGGAGAAACATTTTGAATCGCCAAACATGGAGCAAGACATGGCTTACCTGAAACAAAAAGTTGATGAAGGTGCCGATTACATCGTAACCCAGATGTTTTTCGATAACCAGGTGTATTACGATTTTGTGGACAAATGCCGTGCGATGGGAATTACAGTGCCGATTATTCCGGGGATTAAACCTATCAACCTGAAAAACCAGCTAACGGTGCTTCCAAAAATCTTTAGCATCGATTTGCCGCAGGAGTTGTCAAAAGAGCTGACAAAGTGTAAAAACAACGACGACGCCCGACGTGTCGGAACCGAGTGGGCCATTTTCCAATCGAAAGATTTGGTTGCACACAACGTTCCATCGCTACACATTTATACTTACGGTATTTCTGATAATGTTAGTGAAATTGTAAAGGCTGCTTTTTAA
- the metH gene encoding methionine synthase, giving the protein MINKKDIREELKNRVLVLDGAMGSLIQEYKLNEEDYRGELLKDHPSDQKGNNDMLSLTRPNVISEIHEAYLEAGADIICTNTFNATSISQADYNAEEYVYKMNKASAEIAKKLADKYTEANPDKPRYVAGSIGPTNKTLSLSPDVNDPGYRAISFDEVKIAYHEQVEALLDGGVDLLLIETIFDTLNSKAAIFAIEEVLDAKGINIPLMVSGTITDASGRTLSGQTLEAFLNSVSHVDLLSIGLNCSLGATDLQPYIKELAGKAPFHISAHPNAGLPNQFGEYDETPEIMAGHIKQYLDNNYVNIIGGCCGTTPAHIKAFADMAAKSNPHHRAKATTYTKLSGLEPVTITENTNFLNIGERCNVAGSRKFARLISEEKYEEALTIARHQVENGAQVIDVNMDDAMLDAEKEMVTFLNLIMAEPDIARLPIMIDSSKWNVIEAGLKCLQGKAIVNSISLKEGEAVFIEQAQKIKRYGAAVIVMAFDEKGQADDTERRKEICSRAYKILTEQVGLPAQDIIFDPNVLTIGTGIEEHNNYAVSFIESVKWIKENLPLAKVSAGVSNVSFAFRGNNVVREAMHSVFLFHAINAGLDMGIVNPGMLQIYDEIPKDFLEKIEDLVLNRRPNATERLLEFAENLQSTSKKEEKKDLWRELPLEERIGHALVKGLPEFVDEDMAEAIEKYSPALNIIEGPLMDGMNVVGELFGSGKMFLPQVIKSARVMKKAVAYLLPYIEADKAKFKNSTSQKKVLMATVKGDVHDIGKNIVGVVLGCNNYEIIDLGVMVPTEKILDEAIKNEVDVIGLSGLITPSLEIMVEIAKEMERRKMNIPVMIGGATTSKIHTAVKIAPEYSAPVVHVKDASLAVNVVSHLISKNEKFTTDLDAEYAQIRKFQGKRKAKEYITLEKARENKFPIDWNNTPIYKPNFTGVKHLIDFPLEELRKYIDWTFFFITWGLKGHYPQILADEKQGEEAKKLFKEGNEFLDEIIEKKMLQANAAFGIWPAQSDGDDVVLYEDESCKKEIGRFYHLRQQEKKKEGVANFCLSDFVAPKESGKVDYCGGFATTAGIGIEKWTKQFREEHNDYKAIMVEALADRLSEAFAELLHLEIRKNYWGYAPDENLSLDDILKINYQGIRPALGYPACPEHAEKENLFKLIDAEEIGISLTEHFAMYPNASVSGQYFVHPESRYFSLEKVSKEQVEDYAKRKNESVEFVEKFLPTNLNYK; this is encoded by the coding sequence ATGATTAATAAAAAAGATATACGCGAAGAACTCAAAAACCGGGTATTGGTATTAGACGGAGCAATGGGTTCTCTCATACAGGAATATAAGCTGAACGAGGAAGATTACAGGGGCGAATTATTGAAAGATCATCCCAGTGATCAGAAAGGAAACAACGACATGCTGTCGCTTACCCGCCCCAATGTAATTTCAGAAATCCATGAAGCTTATCTGGAAGCGGGTGCCGATATTATTTGCACCAACACCTTTAATGCAACCAGCATTTCACAAGCTGATTACAATGCCGAGGAGTATGTCTATAAAATGAATAAAGCTTCGGCAGAAATTGCTAAAAAACTGGCCGATAAATACACCGAAGCCAACCCGGATAAACCACGTTACGTTGCAGGATCGATCGGACCGACAAACAAAACATTATCACTTTCGCCTGATGTGAATGATCCCGGTTATCGTGCCATCTCATTCGACGAGGTGAAAATAGCCTATCACGAACAAGTGGAAGCACTGCTCGATGGAGGGGTTGATCTGTTGTTGATTGAAACAATTTTTGACACACTAAACAGCAAGGCAGCCATCTTTGCCATTGAAGAAGTATTGGATGCAAAAGGAATAAATATCCCGCTGATGGTTTCGGGAACAATTACCGATGCCAGTGGCCGTACGCTTTCAGGACAAACGCTGGAAGCTTTCCTGAACTCGGTTTCGCATGTTGACCTGTTAAGTATTGGGCTTAATTGCTCGTTGGGAGCCACCGATCTTCAGCCATACATTAAAGAGCTGGCGGGCAAAGCACCGTTTCATATCAGTGCGCACCCCAATGCGGGATTACCCAACCAATTTGGCGAGTACGACGAAACGCCCGAAATAATGGCCGGGCACATCAAACAGTATCTCGATAATAACTATGTAAATATTATTGGTGGTTGCTGCGGTACTACTCCCGCTCACATTAAGGCTTTTGCAGATATGGCAGCCAAATCAAATCCGCACCACCGAGCCAAAGCTACCACTTACACAAAACTTAGTGGACTGGAGCCAGTAACTATAACTGAAAACACCAATTTCCTAAATATTGGAGAGCGTTGTAACGTTGCCGGTTCGCGTAAATTTGCACGATTGATCAGCGAAGAAAAATACGAGGAAGCACTTACCATTGCTCGCCATCAGGTAGAAAACGGTGCACAGGTAATCGACGTAAACATGGATGATGCCATGTTGGATGCCGAGAAAGAAATGGTGACGTTCCTTAACCTGATTATGGCGGAACCCGATATTGCCAGGCTGCCAATTATGATCGACTCCTCGAAGTGGAACGTAATTGAGGCCGGGTTAAAATGTTTGCAGGGAAAAGCCATTGTAAACTCCATCAGCTTAAAAGAAGGCGAAGCGGTTTTTATTGAGCAGGCACAAAAAATTAAACGTTACGGTGCTGCGGTTATCGTTATGGCTTTTGACGAAAAAGGCCAGGCCGACGATACCGAGCGACGCAAAGAAATTTGCAGCCGCGCTTATAAAATTCTTACCGAGCAGGTTGGATTGCCGGCACAGGATATAATTTTCGACCCGAACGTATTAACTATCGGGACCGGAATTGAAGAGCATAATAATTACGCCGTTTCGTTTATCGAATCGGTAAAATGGATAAAAGAAAACCTGCCGCTGGCAAAAGTTAGCGCGGGTGTTAGTAACGTTTCCTTCGCTTTCCGCGGGAATAATGTGGTGCGCGAAGCGATGCACTCGGTGTTCCTGTTTCATGCCATAAACGCGGGTCTCGACATGGGAATTGTAAACCCGGGAATGTTGCAGATTTACGATGAAATTCCAAAAGACTTTCTTGAAAAAATAGAAGATCTGGTTTTAAATCGTAGACCAAACGCTACAGAAAGACTGCTTGAATTTGCCGAAAACCTGCAATCAACGTCGAAAAAAGAAGAGAAAAAAGATCTGTGGCGCGAGTTGCCACTTGAGGAACGGATTGGGCATGCTTTGGTAAAAGGATTACCCGAATTTGTTGACGAAGATATGGCTGAAGCCATTGAAAAATATTCACCTGCACTGAATATTATCGAAGGTCCGTTAATGGACGGAATGAACGTGGTTGGCGAGTTATTTGGTTCAGGAAAGATGTTCCTGCCACAAGTAATTAAGTCGGCACGTGTGATGAAAAAAGCGGTGGCTTATTTGTTGCCATATATTGAAGCGGACAAAGCGAAATTTAAAAACAGCACTTCGCAGAAAAAAGTACTGATGGCCACGGTAAAAGGTGATGTACACGACATTGGTAAAAACATTGTTGGTGTGGTGTTGGGATGTAACAATTACGAGATCATCGATTTGGGTGTTATGGTTCCAACCGAAAAGATTTTGGATGAAGCCATTAAAAACGAAGTGGACGTAATCGGATTGAGCGGACTGATCACACCGTCGTTGGAAATTATGGTGGAGATTGCCAAAGAAATGGAACGCCGCAAAATGAATATCCCGGTGATGATCGGCGGTGCAACCACTTCAAAAATTCATACGGCGGTTAAAATTGCACCAGAATATTCGGCGCCGGTAGTTCATGTAAAAGATGCTTCGCTAGCCGTAAATGTGGTTTCTCACCTGATTTCTAAGAACGAAAAATTCACAACCGATCTTGATGCAGAATACGCTCAGATCCGCAAATTCCAGGGAAAACGAAAAGCGAAAGAATACATTACGCTGGAAAAAGCACGTGAGAATAAATTCCCGATCGACTGGAACAACACACCAATTTATAAACCGAATTTTACGGGAGTAAAACATCTGATCGACTTTCCGCTCGAAGAATTAAGGAAATACATCGACTGGACATTCTTCTTCATCACCTGGGGATTAAAAGGGCACTATCCGCAAATTCTGGCCGATGAAAAACAAGGCGAGGAAGCCAAGAAACTGTTCAAAGAAGGAAATGAATTCCTGGATGAAATTATAGAGAAAAAAATGCTGCAGGCTAATGCGGCATTCGGAATCTGGCCGGCGCAATCGGATGGTGACGACGTTGTTCTTTACGAAGATGAATCGTGCAAAAAAGAGATCGGACGTTTCTATCACCTACGTCAACAGGAAAAGAAAAAAGAGGGCGTAGCAAATTTCTGTCTGTCTGATTTTGTAGCGCCAAAAGAGTCGGGGAAGGTTGATTATTGCGGAGGTTTTGCCACTACTGCCGGAATTGGTATTGAAAAATGGACCAAGCAGTTCCGCGAAGAACACAACGATTATAAAGCCATTATGGTGGAAGCATTGGCCGATCGTTTAAGTGAGGCTTTTGCAGAACTACTTCACCTTGAAATTCGTAAGAATTACTGGGGCTATGCACCTGATGAGAATCTGTCGCTCGACGATATTCTGAAAATAAATTACCAGGGAATTCGTCCGGCATTGGGCTACCCGGCTTGTCCGGAACACGCTGAAAAAGAGAATCTGTTCAAACTTATCGACGCTGAGGAAATTGGAATTTCGCTGACAGAGCACTTTGCTATGTATCCGAATGCATCGGTGTCAGGACAGTATTTCGTGCATCCTGAGTCGCGCTATTTTAGTCTGGAAAAAGTAAGCAAAGAACAGGTTGAAGATTATGCGAAACGTAAAAACGAATCGGTAGAATTTGTCGAGAAGTTCTTACCAACAAATTTAAATTACAAGTAA
- a CDS encoding DUF559 domain-containing protein translates to MYEDFSNNNYNKNLKDYARKLRNNSTLAEVVLWDEVLKQKQLKGYSFLRQRPIGNYIVDFFCKDLKLIIELDGTIHRFQKSKDKKREEDLKAMGYNIIRFHNQEILKNIHNVKISLELYIEDIKV, encoded by the coding sequence ATGTATGAAGATTTTTCAAATAATAATTACAACAAAAATCTAAAAGATTATGCCAGAAAACTTCGTAATAACTCAACTCTGGCCGAAGTTGTTTTGTGGGATGAAGTTTTAAAACAAAAGCAACTTAAAGGATATTCGTTCTTAAGACAAAGACCAATAGGAAATTATATTGTAGATTTTTTCTGTAAAGACCTGAAGTTGATAATAGAACTGGACGGAACAATTCATCGTTTTCAAAAAAGCAAGGATAAAAAAAGAGAAGAGGATTTAAAAGCAATGGGATATAATATTATACGATTTCATAATCAGGAAATTCTAAAAAATATTCATAATGTAAAGATATCTTTGGAACTTTACATCGAGGATATAAAAGTGTAA
- a CDS encoding UPF0280 family protein — protein MNIFEERTYRSQFNTERFTGFEVKHQETDLWIGVDPTSYKEEMQEVAWAKMKTLRQTFDAYIEKEPFFKKSLKPFQPSDFAPEEAKEMALAAEKAGIGPMSAVAGLFAREIGEEICKNFSVQELLIENGGDIYLLLQDELVLSVFAGESILSERIGLVISAGSSTFGICTSAGTVGPSLSYGKADAVVVVCKDILMADALATALGNKVKSPDHVEKVIKQAENFQEIQSLLIICEDKIGIKGDNEIKILK, from the coding sequence ATGAATATTTTTGAAGAACGGACATACCGCAGCCAGTTTAATACGGAACGTTTTACAGGTTTTGAAGTAAAACACCAGGAAACCGATCTTTGGATTGGTGTTGATCCTACGTCTTACAAAGAGGAGATGCAGGAAGTGGCTTGGGCAAAAATGAAAACGTTGCGACAAACGTTCGATGCTTACATCGAAAAAGAACCGTTTTTCAAGAAAAGCCTAAAACCATTTCAGCCGTCTGACTTTGCACCAGAAGAAGCAAAAGAAATGGCACTCGCTGCAGAGAAAGCCGGAATTGGCCCAATGTCGGCAGTGGCGGGTTTGTTTGCCCGCGAAATTGGCGAAGAAATTTGTAAAAACTTTTCGGTACAGGAGCTGTTAATTGAGAATGGCGGCGACATCTATCTACTACTGCAAGATGAACTGGTTTTATCTGTTTTTGCAGGCGAATCCATTCTATCTGAGCGCATCGGGCTGGTAATTTCAGCAGGGAGTAGTACCTTTGGTATTTGTACTTCTGCCGGAACAGTTGGTCCGTCGCTAAGTTATGGTAAAGCCGATGCCGTGGTAGTGGTTTGCAAAGACATCCTTATGGCAGATGCGCTGGCGACCGCACTGGGAAATAAAGTAAAAAGCCCTGACCATGTTGAGAAAGTAATCAAACAAGCCGAGAACTTTCAGGAAATTCAATCGTTATTAATCATCTGTGAGGACAAAATCGGGATTAAAGGCGATAACGAAATAAAAATATTAAAGTAG
- a CDS encoding NIL domain-containing protein, giving the protein MIKKRYILNFPPQSGDKAFTYHLVKKYDIRINILKAEVYPGKRGSLLLELQGTKENIENGVEYIRSHKITCESLDKRIRWKEEKCIDCGNCTAVCFAGALNMNKQSWKLEFDKSKCVVCELCIPACPLNLFEIDFR; this is encoded by the coding sequence ATGATTAAAAAAAGATATATACTGAACTTTCCTCCGCAAAGCGGCGACAAAGCTTTTACCTATCACCTGGTAAAAAAATACGATATAAGAATTAATATTTTGAAAGCGGAAGTCTATCCCGGAAAACGCGGAAGTCTTTTGCTGGAACTGCAAGGCACAAAAGAAAACATCGAGAACGGCGTTGAATACATTCGAAGCCACAAAATTACCTGCGAATCGCTGGACAAACGAATTCGCTGGAAAGAAGAAAAATGTATCGATTGCGGTAACTGCACCGCCGTATGTTTTGCCGGAGCTCTAAACATGAACAAACAGTCGTGGAAACTGGAATTCGATAAAAGCAAGTGTGTGGTTTGCGAACTTTGTATTCCGGCTTGCCCACTAAATTTGTTCGAAATTGATTTTAGATAG
- a CDS encoding homocysteine biosynthesis protein: MSKTKSYEEINQKLKAGKAVVLTAEEVAEMAKKMTPKEIVEKVDVVTTATFGAMCSSGAIINFGHADPPIRMEKIRLNGVPCYEGLAAVDSYIGATACNPDNPEYGGAHVIQDLLEGKDVLLEAWGKGTDCYPRKHIKTKININTVNEFTLFNPRNAYQNYNVAVNTTSTIKYTYMGSLLPNLRNATYSTSGELSPLLNDPEFKTIGLGTRIFLGGTQGFVVWPGTQFHTTKPKNELGVPVTNAATIAVMGNLKEMSPEYIQAASYEKYGVSMFVGIGIPIPVLNADIAKRVSINNSQIETSVLDYGTVGTPKLGQVTYEELQSGTIKVKGKKVRTAPVASLKKARKIADELKKWLQNGEFEITKPVQMFPTNTALNGLKETEVDND, from the coding sequence ATGTCGAAAACAAAATCGTACGAAGAAATTAACCAAAAACTGAAGGCAGGAAAAGCAGTTGTTTTAACCGCCGAAGAAGTTGCAGAGATGGCGAAAAAAATGACGCCCAAAGAAATAGTTGAGAAAGTAGATGTAGTAACCACAGCAACCTTTGGTGCCATGTGCTCGTCGGGGGCTATTATAAATTTTGGCCACGCCGATCCGCCAATTCGAATGGAAAAAATACGTTTGAACGGTGTTCCGTGCTACGAAGGACTGGCTGCCGTTGATTCTTACATTGGCGCTACCGCCTGCAATCCTGACAATCCGGAATACGGTGGCGCACACGTTATTCAGGATCTACTGGAAGGTAAAGATGTGCTTTTGGAAGCTTGGGGAAAAGGAACTGATTGTTATCCGCGGAAGCACATCAAAACCAAGATCAATATCAATACCGTAAACGAGTTTACGCTCTTTAATCCGCGAAATGCGTATCAGAATTACAATGTGGCGGTAAATACCACTTCCACCATAAAATATACCTACATGGGAAGTTTGCTTCCCAACTTGCGCAATGCCACCTACTCCACTTCGGGCGAATTGAGCCCGCTGCTGAACGACCCGGAGTTTAAAACAATCGGGCTTGGCACACGCATATTTTTAGGAGGTACACAAGGTTTTGTAGTTTGGCCGGGAACACAGTTTCACACTACAAAACCCAAAAACGAATTGGGAGTTCCGGTAACCAATGCCGCTACCATTGCGGTAATGGGCAACCTGAAAGAAATGTCGCCCGAGTACATTCAGGCTGCTTCGTACGAAAAATATGGTGTGAGTATGTTCGTTGGGATTGGAATTCCTATCCCGGTTCTGAATGCTGATATTGCTAAACGTGTGTCGATTAATAATAGCCAAATTGAAACCTCGGTACTTGATTACGGAACCGTTGGAACACCCAAATTAGGACAAGTAACTTACGAAGAATTGCAGTCGGGAACCATAAAAGTGAAAGGTAAAAAGGTTAGAACAGCTCCTGTTGCCAGTTTAAAGAAAGCACGTAAAATTGCTGATGAATTGAAAAAATGGTTACAAAACGGCGAATTTGAAATAACTAAACCCGTGCAAATGTTCCCAACAAATACAGCGTTAAACGGATTAAAAGAAACGGAGGTCGACAATGATTAA
- a CDS encoding DUF3365 domain-containing protein translates to MKNKFLPILLMILCVACSQNIDHETYNKYQKSGQEITANVQAVLLSNVGKAIQTGGPEYAVEFCNLEASSIVDSLNGVFDCNISRVSAKNRNPQNALTTKQEKEMWQIFAEEQLADTVLQSGTHLVYYKPIRTGMPACLKCHGNPETDINAATKQKLEELYPNDLAMSYKLNDFRGLWKVEFIRER, encoded by the coding sequence ATGAAAAACAAGTTTTTACCAATTTTACTGATGATTTTATGTGTTGCATGTTCTCAAAATATAGATCACGAAACCTACAACAAGTACCAGAAAAGCGGCCAGGAAATTACTGCGAATGTGCAGGCGGTGCTACTGAGTAACGTGGGAAAAGCTATTCAAACGGGCGGCCCTGAATATGCTGTTGAGTTTTGTAATCTTGAGGCAAGCTCAATAGTGGATAGTTTAAATGGCGTATTCGATTGTAATATTTCGAGAGTTTCGGCCAAAAACCGTAATCCACAAAATGCGCTGACTACAAAACAGGAAAAAGAAATGTGGCAAATTTTTGCGGAAGAGCAACTAGCAGACACCGTATTACAAAGTGGAACTCATTTGGTTTATTATAAACCGATAAGAACCGGGATGCCGGCCTGTTTAAAGTGTCACGGTAATCCGGAAACGGATATTAACGCAGCTACCAAACAAAAATTGGAAGAATTATATCCGAATGATTTGGCAATGAGTTATAAGTTAAATGATTTCCGGGGACTTTGGAAAGTTGAATTTATAAGAGAGAGGTAA